The proteins below come from a single Juglans regia cultivar Chandler chromosome 12, Walnut 2.0, whole genome shotgun sequence genomic window:
- the LOC108999568 gene encoding phosphatidylinositol 4-kinase gamma 4-like, with product MSSAGVTALSLVRDEPVVFPNNLHSPLDMCSKESILIYLSISGSMTPMRALESDSIESMKLRIQTCKGFVVKKQKLVCGGRELARSNSLLRDYGVANGNVLHLVLRLSDLQEIKVRTRCGKEFSFHVKRDRDIGYVKKRIAKKGKDFVDLEEEEVVCNGERLEDQRLIDDICKHNDAVIHLFVQKSAKVRARPIKNELELSIVAPALNNERVNDIDGGDYGRQYDGGNNYGREYEANGYVPRKPPDRDFSLEPLIVNHEIQLPSVIWDMVNSTYDGLEAGHYPMRSMEGTGGVYFMLDSLGQKYVSVFKPIDEEPMAMNNPRGLPVSLDGEGLKKGTRVGEGAFREVAAYILDHPKGGRRSMFGREKGFAGVPPTFMVECFHRGFNHPGDLTGKIGSLQMFMENNGSCEDMGPGAFPVKEVHKISVLDIRLANADRHAGNILLSKEGEDGQTMLIPIDHGYCLPETFEDCTFEWLYWPQARQPYSTETIDYIKSLDAEEDIALLKFHGWDLSLECARTLRISTMLLKKAVERGLTPFDIGNIMCRKTLKKESIIEEIVQEAQDSVLPGTSEATFLDAVSQIMDCHLDKIAGLPLS from the exons atGTCGTCCGCCGGTGTCACTGCTCTTAGTCTGGTTCGTGATGAGCCTGTAGTTTTcccaaataatttacattctCCACTGGATATGTGCTCAAAAGAATCGATTTTGATATACCTCTCCATTTCGGGGTCAATGACCCCTATGCGTGCTTTGGAATCCGATTCCATTGAGTCCATGAAACTCAGGATCCAAACTTGTAAAGGCTTTGTTGTAAAGAAGCAGAAGCTGGTTTGTGGAGGCCGAGAACTGGCCCGGAGCAATTCTCTGCTCCGGGACTATGGGGTTGCAAATGGAAATGTTCTTCATCTGGTTCTTAGACTTTCGGATCTGCAGGAGATTAAAGTTAGGACTAGGTGTGGGAAAGAGTTCTCATTCCATGTTAAACGAGATAGAGATATTGGGTATGTGAAAAAAAGGATCGCAAAGAAGGGGAAGGATTTTGTTGATCTTGAGGAGGAAGAGGTTGTGTGTAATGGAGAACGGCTTGAGGATCAGAGGCTAATCGATGATATCTGTAAACATAATGATGCGGTGATACATTTGTTTGTTCAGAAATCTGCAAAAGTTCGGGCTAGACCGATCAAGAATGAGCTTGAGTTGTCTATTGTGGCACCGGCGTTAAATAATGAGAGGGTCAATGACATTGATGGAGGAGATTATGGGAGACAGTATGATGGAGGAAATAATTATGGGAGAGAGTATGAAGCTAATGGGTATGTACCAAGAAAACCGCCAGATAGGGATTTCTCACTGGAGCCACTTATTGTTAATCACGAGATTCAATTGCCCTCGGTGATATGGGATATGGTTAACTCTACATATGATGGATTGGAAGCAGGTCATTATCCAATGAGGTCTATGGAGGGTACAGGGGGAGTTTATTTTATGCTGGATTCGTTGGGTCAGAAGTATGTGTCTGTTTTTAAGCCCATTGATGAGGAGCCAATGGCCATGAACAACCCTCGAGGGCTGCCAGTGTCACTGGATGGTGAGGGGTTAAAAAAGGGTACAAGAGTTGGAGAAGGAGCTTTCAGGGAAGTTGCAGCTTATATTTTGGATCATCCAAAGGGTGGGCGCCGTTCGATGTTTGGTCGTGAGAAGGGCTTTGCTGGGGTTCCCCCTACTTTTATGGTTGAGTGCTTCCACAGAGGATTCAACCATCCAGGGGATTTGACTGGCAAGATTGGATCTTTGCAGATGTTCATGGAGAATAATGGAAGTTGCGAGGATATGGGCCCTGGGGCTTTCCCAGTTAAGGAAGTGCATAAGATCTCTGTTTTGGATATAAGATTGGCAAATGCGGATAGGCATGCTGGGAATATTTTGCTGAGCAAAGAGGGAGAAGATGGCCAGACCATGCTGATTCCAATTGATCACGGGTACTGCTTGCCTGAAACT TTTGAAGATTGCACATTTGAATGGCTTTATTGGCCACAAGCTCGCCAACCTTACTCCACAGAGACCATCGACTACATAAAATCGTTGGATGCTGAAGAAGATATTGCCCTTCTTAAGTTCCATGGATGGGACTTGTCACTTGAATGTGCTCGCACGCTCCGCATCTCAACCATGCTTCTGAAAAAGGCAGTAGAAAGAGGGCTCACCCCGTTTGACATTGGTAATATAATGTGCAGAAAAACCTTGAAGAAGGAATCCATCATTGAGGAGATTGTACAAGAAGCACAAGATTCGGTGCTTCCTGGAACAAGTGAAGCAACATTCCTTGATGCAGTGTCCCAAATCATGGATTGCCATCTTGACAAAATTGCTGGATTGCCTTTATCATGA
- the LOC109010364 gene encoding uncharacterized protein LOC109010364 translates to MEVRTPPNPITPLVLFGTSRFSPKFPTNTWSRRPSFRYNIPSSKFFSNPSFRIFLPSRNSRSLQILAHFGRPTSRRNSLRKKLVEDQQVRHNPSSDLQNANRSFDDNCSLTDNSNSVGAEERDFNHGGVFDRVEYGGREEIKSKRLGESVLSNKLENWVGQYKRDIEDWGIGSGPIFTVFEDLEGNVKWVSVDEDEILRRSRVNRLELEESTEANLRTLRAENLAREMESGKSVIPRNSSVAKFIVQGVESGFVKAAPGFTLRPELLPKLSRVGTTVLFGFVVLWAVKKVFSFGGKDVYSTEKEKEMTRGKIESGKKKDIISVEIVQETSEPTTLLIEKPKLDKEKLMNSITKAKACTDTSSLCDSFGNLAANSVGLDNKVQEIRQMASHAREIEGPELSQSDRDGRVKQVVNKELSSEIELVDVHSEEAASSLGNLPNGDLGQSHGIYGTIRNATLEKPKFDDAEFFSKVTSVEDTDTCSTSSEKVSDDKQSIMHDIQDTKSSLKLKDSRELIQSSDTPDGESCKNRSFKTKPRVILSVKEARDYLSEKLDNREPSVESHVKTVQKSADVLRIPSDEEFGSNTSHKFYANDEVVAISGQTSDYIPSTNASEVSLKESLPTSNDDYDDSESVFGVGDSQKPQTSLNHEVNGVNAETGSSAKMENWIQTNFHEVEPIVKKIGVGFKDNYLVAREKVDESLENLKISQLGLNEDDSELEWMKDDSLREIVFQVRENELAGRDPFYLMDAEDKHAFFRGLENKVEKENEKLSKLHEWLHSNIENLDYGADGISLYDPPEKIIPRWKVPVVEKNPEFLNNFLEQRKAFLSGNTSGSDHLKKDHDDSIPISTESPTPENVVASLPTLDSHKKNHDGDSKFSKTIIEGSDGSVKAGTKSGKEYWQHTKKWSRGFLESYNAETDPEVKSIMKDMGKDLDRWITEKEIEEVADMMTNIPEKNKKFMEKKLNKLKREMELFGPQAVMSKYREYADENEEDYLWWLDLPRVLCIELYTVHNGEQRVGFYSLEMATDLELEPKPYHVIAFEDAGDCKNLCCIIQAHMDMLGNGHAFVVPQRPKDAFREAKGNGFNVTVIRKGELQLNVDQTLEEVEEQIIEIGSKLYHDNITKERSVDISSLMKGVFGVTGKPTKRKNLKRMLKKPGKK, encoded by the exons ATGGAGGTTCGTACCCCTCCAAACCCAATTACCCCTCTTGTTCTCTTTGGGACTTCACGTTTCTCTCCCAAATTTCCTACCAACACTTGGAGCAGGAGGCCTTCATTTAGGTACAACATACCCAGTTCCAAATTCTTCAGCAACCCctcatttagaatatttttaccATCACGAAACAGCCGGAGTTTACAGATACTTGCACATTTTGGTCGACCCACGAGTCGCCGGAACTCGCTAAGGAAGAAACTCGTTGAGGATCAACAGGTGCGCCACAATCCCAGCTCTGATCTTCAAAACGCTAATCGTAGTTTCGATGACAATTGTAGCTTAACAGATAATTCGAATAGTGTTGGTGCGGAAGAGCGTGACTTTAATCATGGTGGTGTTTTTGATAGAGTTGAATATGGTGGACGGGAAGAAATCAAATCAAAACGTTTGGGTGAATCTGTATTGTCGAACAAATTAGAGAATTGGGTTGGCCAGTATAAGAGAGATATCGAGGATTGGGGTATTGGGTCGGGTCCTATTTTTACGGTTTTTGAAGATTTGGAAGGGAATGTCAAGTGGGTTTCAGTTGACGAGGATGAAATCTTGAGAAGAAGTCGAGTTAACCGACTCGAATTGGAGGAGTCAACGGAAGCGAACTTGAGAACTCTGCGTGCTGAGAATTTAGCTAGAGAGATGGAGAGTGGGAAGAGTGTGATTCCAAGGAATAGTTCGGTGGCAAAGTTCATTGTTCAAGGAGTGGAATCTGGTTTTGTTAAGGCAGCTCCAGGGTTTACTCTTCGGCCTGAGCTGCTTCCAAAGCTCTCGAGAGTTGGGACCACGGTGTTGTTCGGATTTGTTGTGTTGTGGGCAGTGAAGAAGGTATTTTCTTTTGGAGGAAAGGACGTTTATTCTACAGAAAAGGAGAAGGAAATGACGAGGGGAAAGATTGAgtcaggaaaaaagaaagatatcaTTAGCGTCGAGATTGTTCAAGAAACTTCAGAACCGACCACTCTGCTCATTGAGAAGCCCAAGCTAGACAAGGAAAAACTTATGAATAGTATTACAAAAGCCAAGGCATGTACTGATACATCGTCATTATGTGATTCCTTTGGTAATCTGGCAGCCAATTCTGTGGGCTTGGATAATAAAGTTCAGGAGATCAGACAAATGGCCAGCCATGCCCGAGAAATTGAGGGACCAGAGCTTTCTCAATCCGATAGAGATGGGAGAGTAAAGCAGGTTGTGAATAAAGAACTGTCCAGTGAGATAGAACTAGTCGATGTGCATAGTGAAGAGGCTGCCAGTTCTTTAGGTAACCTTCCAAATGGAGATTTAGGGCAGAGTCATGGCATTTATGGAACTATAAGGAATGCAACTTtggaaaaaccaaaatttgatgaTGCTGAATTTTTCAGTAAGGTCACTTCCGTAGAGGATACAGATACTTGTTCTACTTCAAGTGAAAAGGTTTCAGATGATAAGCAAAGCATTATGCATGATATTCAAGATACCAAGAGTTCTTTGAAGTTAAAAGATTCAAGAGAGCTTATCCAATCCTCTGATACTCCTGATGGTGAGTCATGTAAGAATAGAtctttcaaaacaaaaccaagaGTCATATTGTCAGTGAAAGAAGCTAGAGACTATCTTTCTGAAAAACTAGACAACCGAGAGCCTAGTGTAGAATCCCATGTCAAAACTGTGCAAAAAAGTGCAGATGTTTTGAGGATTCCTAGTGATGAAGAATTTGGTAGCAATACAAGCCATAAATTTTATGCGAATGATGAAGTGGTCGCCATTTCAGGTCAAACATCAGATTATATTCCTTCCACAAATGCTAGTGAAGTTTCTCTGAAGGAATCTCTCCCAACCAGTAATGATGATTATGACGATTCTGAGTCAGTATTTGGAGTGGGAGATAGTCAGAAACCCCAAACTTCCTTGAATCATGAAGTTAATGGCGTCAATGCAGAGACCGGATCATCTGCAAAGATGGAAAACTGGATACAAACAAATTTTCATGAAGTTGAGCCCATAGTTAAGAAGATTGGAGTTGGATTTAAAGATAATTACCTTGTTGCTAGAGAAAAAGTTGACGAATCGTtagaaaatctcaaaatttcacAGCTTGGTCTTAACGAGGATGATAGTGAACTTGAGTGGATGAAAGATGATAGCCTACGAGAAATTGTCTTTCAAGTCCGTGAAAATGAGTTGGCGGGGCGGGACCCATTTTATTTGATGGATGCTGAAGATAAACATGCATTCTTTAGGGGTCTTGAAAATAAAGTtgagaaagagaatgaaaagCTTTCAAAACTGCATGAATGGCTACATTCAAACATTGAAAATCTTGATTATGGAGCAG ATGGAATCAGCCTGTATGATCCTCCAGAAAAAATCATACCACGCTGGAAAGTCCCTGTAGTAGAAAAGAATCCTGAGTTTCTCAATAACTTCCTAGAACAGCGGAAGGCATTTTTGTCTGGAAACACCTCTGGTTCAGACCACCTGAAGAAGGACCACGATGACTCCATTCCCATATCAACAGAATCACCCACCCCTGAGAATGTTGTTGCTTCTTTGCCAACCCTtgattcacacaaaaaaaatcacGATGGGGATTCAAAATTTTCGAAGACGATAATCGAAGGTAGTGATGGTTCTGTTAAAGCTGGAACAAAATCAGGGAAGGAATATTGGCAACATACAAAGAAATGGTCCCGTGGGTTTTTGGAGTCTTATAATGCAGAGACAGACCCAGAAGTTAAGTCAATTATGAAGGATATGGGGAAGGATTTGGATCGGTGGATCactgaaaaagaaatagaagaagTAGCTGATATGATGACCAACATACCtgagaagaacaaaaaatttatggaaAAGAAGCTCAACAAGCTCAAAAGAGAGATGGAATTGTTTGGACCCCAAGCTGTGATGAGCAAATACCGCGAGTATGCGGATGAGAACGAAGAAGATTACCTGTGGTGGTTGGATCTCCCACGTGTGTTG TGCATTGAATTGTACACAGTTCATAATGGGGAACAGAGGGTTGGATTCTATTCGTTGGAGATGGCTACCGATCTTGAATTGGAACCAAAGCCATATCATGTGATTGCCTTTGAGGATGCTGGTGACTGCAAAAATCTCTGTTGTATCATTCAGGCTCATATGGACATGCTTGGAAATGGCCATGCCTTTGTTGTTCCACAGCGTCCTAAA GATGCTTTTCGGGAAGCCAAAGGAAATGGCTTTAATGTAACTGTCATCAGGAAAGGGGAACTTCAGCTCAATGTGGACCAAACACTAGAAGAAGTGGAGGaacaaattattgagattggAAGCAAACTTTACCATGATAATATCACAAAGGAACGCTCTGTGGATATAAGCTCCTTGATGAAGGGCGTGTTTGGTGTCACTGGCAAACCCACAAAGAG aaagaaCCTGAAGCGAATGCTGAAGAAGCCTGGCAAGAAATAA
- the LOC109010368 gene encoding UV-stimulated scaffold protein A homolog, with the protein MAAMEKREEEGRVRVLIEKATNSTAPEVDPRLLKAIKLVVRYSDSELRLAARTLMALMKRDHSQVRYLTLLIIDELFMRSKLFRTVLVENLDQLLSLSVGFRRNLPLPAPPAVASVLRSKAIEFLEKWNTSFGVHYRQLRLGFDYLKNTLKFQFPNLQAHAARIQQERSERERRSKEILLNKFEMLKENFSSIKEEIKLTIDEIGECLDIVCTKEEFMPPGPLDDEDFVEFRSSELLQIRLNTLKEGGKVHENSENKVVFDVLRELYKLLVTKHLVSVQEWISVLVRVEVADIRFRDSVLKELIDIRNNLISVKKKCEESGCALVTIANHDEEDEDFWEEGKIGSLENGRSAVPDKQNEDISMASTSSELKNRTPEGSNRDCNDNEMLNREDDETDSNPLRGKLLAEAPVMEWGSFLDNWGSSREVLANQRGLELESHWGRVDYNAVIPAEKIAELNVHATLYKEEPTETQPCRAPLRKGGVCQRKDLRVCPFHGPIVPRDDEGKPLNQNPLKDEITLDSRIDLVEQLAKQAVKNVRERDKEVTNKREIDKQSMKRAKLAKIREHNAAVLRDAALASTSRSAAIGQDMEVTNSEKSSARNKKETLSSMLRKKVTSKDRLAQRLLNTRVKDATVRELTSGEDANYREAFPNQW; encoded by the coding sequence GTAAGGTACCTGACGCTTCTCATAATTGATGAACTCTTCATGCGGTCGAAGCTTTTCAGAACCGTCCTTGTTGAGAATTTGGATCAGTTACTGAGTTTGAGTGTTGGGTTCAGAAGAAATCTGCCTCTCCCTGCTCCACCAGCCGTGGCATCTGTTTTGCGGTCGAAGGCAATCGAATTCTTGGAGAAGTGGAACACTTCCTTTGGGGTTCATTACAGGCAGCTCAGATTAGGATTTGACTACCTTAAAAACACCCTCAAGTTTCAATTTCCTAATCTACAGGCACATGCAGCACGGATTCAGCAGGAGAGAAGCGAAAGGGAAAGGAGGTCAAAAGAGATATTACTAAACAAATTTGAAATGTTGAAGGAGAATTTCTCATCAATAAAGGAAGAAATAAAGTTAACGATAGATGAGATTGGGGAGTGTTTAGACATTGTCTGTACAAAAGAGGAATTCATGCCACCAGGTCCTTTAGACGATGAAGATTTTGTGGAGTTTCGTTCATCTGAACTGCTGCAAATACGTCTCAATACTTTAAAAGAAGGGGGAAAGGTTCATGAAAACAGtgaaaataaagtggtttttGATGTATTGAGGGAGCTATACAAGCTTTTAGTGACAAAGCATTTGGTTTCAGTCCAAGAATGGATTTCCGTTCTTGTAAGGGTTGAAGTAGCAGACATTAGGTTCAGAGATTCTGTTTTGAAGGAGTTAATCGACATCCGAAATAATCTCATATCGGTGAAGAAGAAGTGTGAAGAGTCCGGTTGTGCTCTTGTGACGATTGCAAAtcatgatgaagaagatgaagatttcTGGGAGGAGGGTAAGATTGGATCACTTGAGAACGGGAGATCTGCTGTGCCTGATAAGCAAAATGAAGATATTTCCATGGCGTCAACATCTAGTGAGTTGAAAAATAGAACTCCTGAAGGCAGTAATAGAGATTGTAATGACAATGAAATGCTCAATCGTGAAGATGATGAAACTGATTCAAACCCTTTGAGGGGTAAGCTTCTGGCTGAAGCTCCAGTGATGGAGTGGGGCTCTTTCTTAGATAACTGGGGTTCAAGCAGGGAGGTTTTGGCTAACCAGCGGGGATTGGAGCTTGAGAGTCACTGGGGGAGAGTGGACTATAATGCAGTTATTCCAGCTGAGAAAATTGCAGAattaaatgttcatgcaactcTTTACAAAGAGGAGCCGACGGAAACTCAACCATGCCGTGCTCCTTTGAGGAAAGGGGGAGTTTGTCAGAGAAAAGATTTGAGAGTTTGTCCGTTTCATGGACCTATTGTACCCCGAGATGATGAAGGAAAACCACTCAATCAGAACCCTTTAAAAGATGAGATAACTCTTGATTCAAGGATTGATTTAGTTGAGCAGCTAGCAAAACAAGCTGTGAAGAATGTTCGTGAGAGAGATAAAGAGGTAACAAACaagagagaaattgataaaCAGTCGATGAAGCGCGCAAAGCTTGCCAAAATCAGGGAGCACAATGCAGCTGTTCTAAGGGATGCTGCGTTGGCATCAACGTCAAGATCTGCAGCTATTGGACAAGATATGGAGGTGACTAACAGTGAGAAATCCTCGGCCAGAAACAAAAAGGAAACACTGTCGTCCATGCTGCGTAAGAAAGTTACATCGAAAGATAGGTTAGCTCAGAGGCTTTTGAATACGAGAGTGAAGGATGCAACAGTAAGAGAGCTTACATCAGGTGAAGATGCAAATTACCGAGAAGCCTTTCCAAATCAATGGTAA